A single region of the Vidua macroura isolate BioBank_ID:100142 chromosome 12, ASM2450914v1, whole genome shotgun sequence genome encodes:
- the KIF7 gene encoding kinesin-like protein KIF7 isoform X2, with protein sequence MAAEAAVVRVAVRVRPLLPREALRGHRPCLRSDAATGEVALGRRRFRFAAVLPEAAGQAAVYRACVQPLLRAFFRGFNATVFAYGQTGSGKTYTIGEASVASINEDEQGIIPRAMAETFRLIDENDLIDYTIRVSYLEVYKEEFRDLLQVDTASKDIQIREDDKGNIVLCGVKESEVEGLDEVLSLLEMGNTAKHTGATHINRQSSRSHTIFTVTMEQRRGAGRLPLHHRPPAVPAAGQVLVSKFHFVDLAGSERIVKTGNTGERLKESIQINCGLLALGNVISALGDPRRKTTHIPYRDSKITRILKDSLGGNAQTVMIACVSPSSSDFDESLNTLNYANRAQNIQNKAVVNCRKETEHIEELHLQIKNLQKALEQRQRSETRIIHRSGSAKRGAPDATARLLAECAHYRTCTDAAHRLLTELQEDSNLTVEQILRVKEWLCAVESERSELTSAGLDSGIESTSMEEQGPEAQGSKLAKAQVSTEKKCESIKDEQVAKLQRQVERLEEENRDFLAALEDAMEQYKLQSDKLQEQQDKISELHVRLEMAMPNLCVPGLLENLHLVTASQRPHTAPLDATPSHGFGGVPSGLLPEQNGRALCKKGDGHPNHTQHLTGDPEVREVMLRRELSQDSEKPSELSSGEEMEEWEQKQSLSQCRNGIQNLSKKEIFKWSEEPSGGNAHSMQEEQLELTKEVCGKRESLLGSWERLPGKDSEWRLVQAQQKIRELAINIRMKEELITELIKTGKDAQALNKQYSQKINELEQEAEHVRAELSDSQKQLQELEGKEPWDPGEKRKLQEYRTRLAAARSKAQVLRKKKQATERLVSLSAQSEKRVQELERNIQLMRRQQAQLQRRLREESEQKRRLETEVNKGQHRVKELELKHEQHQKILRIKTEEIAAFQRKRRSGSNGSVISLEQQQKIEEQKKWLDMEMDKVLEQRQALDELEDELRKREAIVAKKEALLQEKNGLESKRLRSSQALTDDIVRVSSRLEHLEKELSEKNGQLRHGSAHDQQQIRQEINSLRQEKDQLLKQRLELDNKLRQGTLLSPEEERILFQLDEAIEALDAAIEYKNESITCRQRVLRASASLLSQCEMNLMAKLSYLSSSETRALLCKYFDKVVTLREDQHRQHIAFSELEMQLEEQQQLVYWLEAAVERQRLEMDRQLTLQQKEHEQNMQLLLQQSREHMDEGLASSKLQYEARIQVLEKELSRYMRANQELNQRLSNMNLHPGQTKGMERSIHGAGDRAAPELGTCEEFSLREQPVPPAAAEESPRARDESRDLVHAPLPSTWRRSSLPSDSPGDPRQRDTEHSLRAGQPHELLPPRSLAAAPKPRRELRRASLNVSPVPYHPAMIDVRKNPL encoded by the exons AtggcggcggaggcggcggtGGTGCGGGTGGCGGTGCGGGTGCGGCCGCTGCTGCCCCGGGAGGCGCTGCGGGGACACCGGCCCTGCCTGCGGAGCGATGCCGCCACCGGCGAGGTGGCGCTGGGCCGCCGCCGGTTCCGCTTCGCCGCCGTGCTGCCCGAGGCGGCGGGGCAGGCGGCCGTGTACCGGGCCTGCGTCCAGCCGCTGCTGCGCGCCTTCTTCCGCGGCTTCAACGCCACCGTCTTCGCCTACGGACAGACCGGCTCCGGCAAGACCTACACCATCGGGGAGGCCAGCGTCG CTTCCATCAATGAAGACGAGCAGGGCATCATCCCACGAGCCATGGCTGAGACCTTCAGGCTCATCGATGAGAATGACCTGATCGACTACACCATCCGAGTGTCCTACCTGGAAGTGTACAAGGAGGAGTTTCGGGACTTGCTGCAGGTGGATACAGCCAGCAAAGACATCCAGATCCGGGAGGATGACAAGGGGAACATTG TGCTCTGCGGTGTGAAGGAGTCAGAAGTGGAAGGGCTGGACGAGGTGCTGAGCCTGCTGGAGATGGGGAACACAGCCAAGCACACGGGAGCCACCCACATCAACAGGCAGTCGAGCCGCTCGCACACCATCTTCACGGTGACCATGGAGCAGCGGCGCGGGGCTGGCCGGCTGCCCCTGCACCACCGCCCCCCCGCCGTGCCCGCCGCCGGACAGGTCCTGGTGTCCAAGTTTCATTTTGTGGACCTGGCGGGCTCAGAGCGAATTGTGAAGACGGGAAACACAGGGGAGAGGCTGAAGGAGAGTATCCAGATCAACTGTGGCCTCCTGGCCTTGGGCAACGTCATCAGTGCCTTGGGAGACCCTCGGAGAAAGACCACCCACATCCCGTACAGGGACTCCAAAATCACCAG GATCCTGAAAGATTCTCTGGGGGGGAATGCCCAGACCGTGATGATAGCTTGTGTCAGCCCCTCGTCCTCTGACTTTGACGAGAGCCTCAACACGCTCAATTACGCCAACCGGGCTCAGAACATCCAGAACAAGGCGGTGGTGAACTGCCGCAAGGAGACGGAGCACATCGAGGAGCTCCACCTGCAGATAAAGAACCTGCAGAAGGCGCTGGAGCAGCGGCAGCGCTCTGAGACCCGCATCATCCACCGCTCGGGCAGCGCCAAGCGCGGCGCGCCGGACGCCACGGCCCGGCTGCTGGCCGAGTGCGCCCATTACCGCACCTGCACCGACGCCGCGCACCGGCTGCTCACGGAGCTCCAGGAGGACAGCAACCTGACCGTGGAGCAGATCCTGCGCGTCAAGGAGTGGCTGTGCGCCGTGGAGAGCGAGAGGAGCGAGCTGACCTCGGCCGGGCTGGATAGCGGCATTGAGAGCACCTCCATGGAAGAGCAGGGACCGGAGGCTCAAGGTTCAAAACTGGCAAAAGCCCAG GTGAGCACTGAGAAGAAGTGTGAGTCCATCAAAGATGAGCAAGTGGCCAAGCTACAGAGGCAAGTGGAACGCCTGGAGGAGGAGAACCGTGATttcctggctgccctggaggATGCTATGGAACAGTATAAGCTGCAG AGTGACaaactgcaggagcagcaggataAGATCTCAGAACTGCACGTGCGCTTGGAGATGGCAATGCCAAACCTATGTGTGCCAGGACTGCTGGAAAATCTTCACCTGGTCACTGCCAGCCAGAGACCTCACACAGCCCCGCTGGATGCTACCCCGTCCCATGGCTTTGGTGGGGTTCCCTCTGGGCTGCTTCCTGAGCAGAATGGAAGAGCTCTTTGCAAGAAG GGTGACGGGCACCCGAACCACACACAGCACCTGACTGGTGATCCTGAGGTCAGAGAGGTGATGCTGAGGAGggagctcagccaggactcagaGAAGCCATCAGAACTGTCCTCAGGAGAAGAGATGGAGGAATGGGAACAGAAACAGTCCCTATCCCAGTGCCG AAATGGGATCCAAAATTTGAGCAAGAAAGAGATTTTCAAGTGGAGCGAGGAGCCAAGTGGAGGCAATGCCCACTCaatgcaggaggagcagctggagctgacaaAAG AAGTCTGTGGGAAGCGGGAGTCACTGCTTGGTTCCTGGGAGCGCCTGCCAGGGAAGGACTCTGAGTGGAGGCTGGTGCAAGCACAGCAGAAGATTCGAGAGCTGGCGATCAACATCCGCATGAAGGAGGAGCTGATCACGGAGCTCATTAAGACAG GCAAGGATGCCCAGGCTCTGAACAAGCAGTACAGCCAGAAGATCAACgagctggagcaggaagcaGAGCATGTGCGGGCAGAGCTGAGCGACAGCcagaagcagctccaggagctggagggcAAAGAGCCGTGGGACCCTGGGGAGAAGCGCAAGCTGCAGGAGTACCGCACGCGCTTGGCGGCCGCGCGGAGCAAGGCACAG GTTCTGCGCAAGAAGAAGCAGGCGACAGAGAGGCTGGTGTCGCTGTCGGCGCAGAGCGAGAAGCGcgtgcaggagctggagaggaacatCCAGCTGATGCGGcggcagcaggcacagctgcagcgGCGGCTGCGCGAGGAGAGCGAGCAGAAACGGCGCCTGGAGACAGAGGTGAACAAGGGACAGCACCGAGTCAAG GAACTGGAACTGAAGCACGAGCAGCACCAGAAAATCCTGCGCATCAAAACAGAGGAAATTGCGGCTTTCCAGAGGAAGCGGCGGAGTGGCAGCAATGGTTCTGTGatcagcctggagcagcagcag AAAATTGAGGAACAGAAGAAGTGGCTGGACATGGAGATGGATAAAGTTCTCGAGCAGCGCCAGGCCCTGGATGAGCTGGAAGATGAGCTGAGGAAGCGGGAAGCTATTGTGGCCAAAAAGgaagccctgctgcaggagaagaaTGGTCTGGAAAGCAAACGGCTGCGCTCCAGCCAG GCCCTGACAGATGACATAGTGCGCGTGTCCAGCCGCCTGGAgcacctggagaaggagctgagcGAGAAGAACGGGCAGCTGCGCCACGGCAGTGCCCACGACCAGCAGCAGATCCGCCAGGAGATCAACAGCCTGCGCCAGGAGAAGGACCAGCTGCTCAAACAGAGGCTGGAGCTCGACAACAAGCTGCGTCAGGGCACgctgctgtccccagag gaAGAACGGATCTTGTTCCAGCTGGATGAGGCAATTGAggctctggatgcagccatTGAGTACAAGAATGAGTCCATCACGTGCAGGCAGCGAGTCCTGCGGGCCTCGGCCAGCCTGCTGTCGCAGTGTGAGATGAACCTCATGGCCAAGCTCAGCTACCTCTCCTCCTCCGAGACAcgagctctgctctgcaagtACTTTGACAAG GTGGTGACGCTGCGAGAGGatcagcacaggcagcacattGCCTTCTCAGAGCTGGAgatgcagctggaggagcagcagcagctggtgtaCTGGCTGGAGGCGGCCGTGGAGCGCCAGCGCCTGGAGATGGACCGCCAGCTGACCCTGCAGCAGAAGGAGCACGAGCAGAACATGCAGttactgctgcagcagagccgtg AGCACATGGATGAGGGGCTGGCCAGCAGCAAGCTGCAGTATGAGGCGAGGATTCAAGtgctggaaaaggagctgaGCCGTTACATGCGGGCAAACCAGGAGCTGAACCAGAGACTGAGTAACATGAACCTCCATCCTGGACAGACCAAAG ggatggagaggagcattcatggggctggggacagagctgcccCTGAGCTTGGCACCTGTGAGGAGTTCAGCCTCAGGGAGCAGCCCGTGCCTCCAGCTGCCGCTGAAGAGAGCCCTCGGGCCAGGGATGAGAGCAGGGACCTGGTGCACGCCCCTTTGCCCTCGACATGGAGGCGTTCCTCGCTGCCCAGCGACAGCCCCGGCGACCCTCggcagagggacacagagcaCTCGCTgagagcagggcagccccacGAGCTGCTCCCACCACggagcctggctgctgctcccaaacCCCGCCGGGAGCTGCGCAGAGCCAGCCTGAACGTGAGCCCAGTGCCTTATCACCCAGCCATGATAGACGTGAGGAAAAACCCGCTCTAG
- the KIF7 gene encoding kinesin-like protein KIF7 isoform X1, with the protein MAAEAAVVRVAVRVRPLLPREALRGHRPCLRSDAATGEVALGRRRFRFAAVLPEAAGQAAVYRACVQPLLRAFFRGFNATVFAYGQTGSGKTYTIGEASVASINEDEQGIIPRAMAETFRLIDENDLIDYTIRVSYLEVYKEEFRDLLQVDTASKDIQIREDDKGNIVLCGVKESEVEGLDEVLSLLEMGNTAKHTGATHINRQSSRSHTIFTVTMEQRRGAGRLPLHHRPPAVPAAGQVLVSKFHFVDLAGSERIVKTGNTGERLKESIQINCGLLALGNVISALGDPRRKTTHIPYRDSKITRILKDSLGGNAQTVMIACVSPSSSDFDESLNTLNYANRAQNIQNKAVVNCRKETEHIEELHLQIKNLQKALEQRQRSETRIIHRSGSAKRGAPDATARLLAECAHYRTCTDAAHRLLTELQEDSNLTVEQILRVKEWLCAVESERSELTSAGLDSGIESTSMEEQGPEAQGSKLAKAQVSTEKKCESIKDEQVAKLQRQVERLEEENRDFLAALEDAMEQYKLQSDKLQEQQDKISELHVRLEMAMPNLCVPGLLENLHLVTASQRPHTAPLDATPSHGFGGVPSGLLPEQNGRALCKKGDGHPNHTQHLTGDPEVREVMLRRELSQDSEKPSELSSGEEMEEWEQKQSLSQCRNGIQNLSKKEIFKWSEEPSGGNAHSMQEEQLELTKEVCGKRESLLGSWERLPGKDSEWRLVQAQQKIRELAINIRMKEELITELIKTGKDAQALNKQYSQKINELEQEAEHVRAELSDSQKQLQELEGKEPWDPGEKRKLQEYRTRLAAARSKAQVLRKKKQATERLVSLSAQSEKRVQELERNIQLMRRQQAQLQRRLREESEQKRRLETEVNKGQHRVKELELKHEQHQKILRIKTEEIAAFQRKRRSGSNGSVISLEQQQKIEEQKKWLDMEMDKVLEQRQALDELEDELRKREAIVAKKEALLQEKNGLESKRLRSSQALTDDIVRVSSRLEHLEKELSEKNGQLRHGSAHDQQQIRQEINSLRQEKDQLLKQRLELDNKLRQGTLLSPEEERILFQLDEAIEALDAAIEYKNESITCRQRVLRASASLLSQCEMNLMAKLSYLSSSETRALLCKYFDKVVTLREDQHRQHIAFSELEMQLEEQQQLVYWLEAAVERQRLEMDRQLTLQQKEHEQNMQLLLQQSREHMDEGLASSKLQYEARIQVLEKELSRYMRANQELNQRLSNMNLHPGQTKAGMERSIHGAGDRAAPELGTCEEFSLREQPVPPAAAEESPRARDESRDLVHAPLPSTWRRSSLPSDSPGDPRQRDTEHSLRAGQPHELLPPRSLAAAPKPRRELRRASLNVSPVPYHPAMIDVRKNPL; encoded by the exons AtggcggcggaggcggcggtGGTGCGGGTGGCGGTGCGGGTGCGGCCGCTGCTGCCCCGGGAGGCGCTGCGGGGACACCGGCCCTGCCTGCGGAGCGATGCCGCCACCGGCGAGGTGGCGCTGGGCCGCCGCCGGTTCCGCTTCGCCGCCGTGCTGCCCGAGGCGGCGGGGCAGGCGGCCGTGTACCGGGCCTGCGTCCAGCCGCTGCTGCGCGCCTTCTTCCGCGGCTTCAACGCCACCGTCTTCGCCTACGGACAGACCGGCTCCGGCAAGACCTACACCATCGGGGAGGCCAGCGTCG CTTCCATCAATGAAGACGAGCAGGGCATCATCCCACGAGCCATGGCTGAGACCTTCAGGCTCATCGATGAGAATGACCTGATCGACTACACCATCCGAGTGTCCTACCTGGAAGTGTACAAGGAGGAGTTTCGGGACTTGCTGCAGGTGGATACAGCCAGCAAAGACATCCAGATCCGGGAGGATGACAAGGGGAACATTG TGCTCTGCGGTGTGAAGGAGTCAGAAGTGGAAGGGCTGGACGAGGTGCTGAGCCTGCTGGAGATGGGGAACACAGCCAAGCACACGGGAGCCACCCACATCAACAGGCAGTCGAGCCGCTCGCACACCATCTTCACGGTGACCATGGAGCAGCGGCGCGGGGCTGGCCGGCTGCCCCTGCACCACCGCCCCCCCGCCGTGCCCGCCGCCGGACAGGTCCTGGTGTCCAAGTTTCATTTTGTGGACCTGGCGGGCTCAGAGCGAATTGTGAAGACGGGAAACACAGGGGAGAGGCTGAAGGAGAGTATCCAGATCAACTGTGGCCTCCTGGCCTTGGGCAACGTCATCAGTGCCTTGGGAGACCCTCGGAGAAAGACCACCCACATCCCGTACAGGGACTCCAAAATCACCAG GATCCTGAAAGATTCTCTGGGGGGGAATGCCCAGACCGTGATGATAGCTTGTGTCAGCCCCTCGTCCTCTGACTTTGACGAGAGCCTCAACACGCTCAATTACGCCAACCGGGCTCAGAACATCCAGAACAAGGCGGTGGTGAACTGCCGCAAGGAGACGGAGCACATCGAGGAGCTCCACCTGCAGATAAAGAACCTGCAGAAGGCGCTGGAGCAGCGGCAGCGCTCTGAGACCCGCATCATCCACCGCTCGGGCAGCGCCAAGCGCGGCGCGCCGGACGCCACGGCCCGGCTGCTGGCCGAGTGCGCCCATTACCGCACCTGCACCGACGCCGCGCACCGGCTGCTCACGGAGCTCCAGGAGGACAGCAACCTGACCGTGGAGCAGATCCTGCGCGTCAAGGAGTGGCTGTGCGCCGTGGAGAGCGAGAGGAGCGAGCTGACCTCGGCCGGGCTGGATAGCGGCATTGAGAGCACCTCCATGGAAGAGCAGGGACCGGAGGCTCAAGGTTCAAAACTGGCAAAAGCCCAG GTGAGCACTGAGAAGAAGTGTGAGTCCATCAAAGATGAGCAAGTGGCCAAGCTACAGAGGCAAGTGGAACGCCTGGAGGAGGAGAACCGTGATttcctggctgccctggaggATGCTATGGAACAGTATAAGCTGCAG AGTGACaaactgcaggagcagcaggataAGATCTCAGAACTGCACGTGCGCTTGGAGATGGCAATGCCAAACCTATGTGTGCCAGGACTGCTGGAAAATCTTCACCTGGTCACTGCCAGCCAGAGACCTCACACAGCCCCGCTGGATGCTACCCCGTCCCATGGCTTTGGTGGGGTTCCCTCTGGGCTGCTTCCTGAGCAGAATGGAAGAGCTCTTTGCAAGAAG GGTGACGGGCACCCGAACCACACACAGCACCTGACTGGTGATCCTGAGGTCAGAGAGGTGATGCTGAGGAGggagctcagccaggactcagaGAAGCCATCAGAACTGTCCTCAGGAGAAGAGATGGAGGAATGGGAACAGAAACAGTCCCTATCCCAGTGCCG AAATGGGATCCAAAATTTGAGCAAGAAAGAGATTTTCAAGTGGAGCGAGGAGCCAAGTGGAGGCAATGCCCACTCaatgcaggaggagcagctggagctgacaaAAG AAGTCTGTGGGAAGCGGGAGTCACTGCTTGGTTCCTGGGAGCGCCTGCCAGGGAAGGACTCTGAGTGGAGGCTGGTGCAAGCACAGCAGAAGATTCGAGAGCTGGCGATCAACATCCGCATGAAGGAGGAGCTGATCACGGAGCTCATTAAGACAG GCAAGGATGCCCAGGCTCTGAACAAGCAGTACAGCCAGAAGATCAACgagctggagcaggaagcaGAGCATGTGCGGGCAGAGCTGAGCGACAGCcagaagcagctccaggagctggagggcAAAGAGCCGTGGGACCCTGGGGAGAAGCGCAAGCTGCAGGAGTACCGCACGCGCTTGGCGGCCGCGCGGAGCAAGGCACAG GTTCTGCGCAAGAAGAAGCAGGCGACAGAGAGGCTGGTGTCGCTGTCGGCGCAGAGCGAGAAGCGcgtgcaggagctggagaggaacatCCAGCTGATGCGGcggcagcaggcacagctgcagcgGCGGCTGCGCGAGGAGAGCGAGCAGAAACGGCGCCTGGAGACAGAGGTGAACAAGGGACAGCACCGAGTCAAG GAACTGGAACTGAAGCACGAGCAGCACCAGAAAATCCTGCGCATCAAAACAGAGGAAATTGCGGCTTTCCAGAGGAAGCGGCGGAGTGGCAGCAATGGTTCTGTGatcagcctggagcagcagcag AAAATTGAGGAACAGAAGAAGTGGCTGGACATGGAGATGGATAAAGTTCTCGAGCAGCGCCAGGCCCTGGATGAGCTGGAAGATGAGCTGAGGAAGCGGGAAGCTATTGTGGCCAAAAAGgaagccctgctgcaggagaagaaTGGTCTGGAAAGCAAACGGCTGCGCTCCAGCCAG GCCCTGACAGATGACATAGTGCGCGTGTCCAGCCGCCTGGAgcacctggagaaggagctgagcGAGAAGAACGGGCAGCTGCGCCACGGCAGTGCCCACGACCAGCAGCAGATCCGCCAGGAGATCAACAGCCTGCGCCAGGAGAAGGACCAGCTGCTCAAACAGAGGCTGGAGCTCGACAACAAGCTGCGTCAGGGCACgctgctgtccccagag gaAGAACGGATCTTGTTCCAGCTGGATGAGGCAATTGAggctctggatgcagccatTGAGTACAAGAATGAGTCCATCACGTGCAGGCAGCGAGTCCTGCGGGCCTCGGCCAGCCTGCTGTCGCAGTGTGAGATGAACCTCATGGCCAAGCTCAGCTACCTCTCCTCCTCCGAGACAcgagctctgctctgcaagtACTTTGACAAG GTGGTGACGCTGCGAGAGGatcagcacaggcagcacattGCCTTCTCAGAGCTGGAgatgcagctggaggagcagcagcagctggtgtaCTGGCTGGAGGCGGCCGTGGAGCGCCAGCGCCTGGAGATGGACCGCCAGCTGACCCTGCAGCAGAAGGAGCACGAGCAGAACATGCAGttactgctgcagcagagccgtg AGCACATGGATGAGGGGCTGGCCAGCAGCAAGCTGCAGTATGAGGCGAGGATTCAAGtgctggaaaaggagctgaGCCGTTACATGCGGGCAAACCAGGAGCTGAACCAGAGACTGAGTAACATGAACCTCCATCCTGGACAGACCAAAG cagggatggagaggagcattcatggggctggggacagagctgcccCTGAGCTTGGCACCTGTGAGGAGTTCAGCCTCAGGGAGCAGCCCGTGCCTCCAGCTGCCGCTGAAGAGAGCCCTCGGGCCAGGGATGAGAGCAGGGACCTGGTGCACGCCCCTTTGCCCTCGACATGGAGGCGTTCCTCGCTGCCCAGCGACAGCCCCGGCGACCCTCggcagagggacacagagcaCTCGCTgagagcagggcagccccacGAGCTGCTCCCACCACggagcctggctgctgctcccaaacCCCGCCGGGAGCTGCGCAGAGCCAGCCTGAACGTGAGCCCAGTGCCTTATCACCCAGCCATGATAGACGTGAGGAAAAACCCGCTCTAG